From Rudanella lutea DSM 19387, a single genomic window includes:
- the argB gene encoding acetylglutamate kinase codes for MSTQLTIIKIGGNVVDNPDALKRFLTAFAGLPGDKILIHGGGKVATQVAEKLGVQTTMVDGRRITDRPMLDVVTMVYGGLVNKQLVAQLQALGVNAIGLTGADAGTVLARKRPVKEIDYGFVGDVIEVDSGQILYFLRQGLTPVYAPLTYDEAGNILNTNADTMASAIAVDMAGRASVTLVYCFEKKGVLANPDDDNSVMGKLTPDLYAEHKAAGTINKGMIPKLDNAFNALDKGVSRVVICHADEVAAAVTGEGAGTTLRLPTPA; via the coding sequence ATGAGTACCCAACTGACTATAATCAAGATTGGTGGTAATGTGGTCGACAATCCGGATGCACTCAAACGGTTTCTGACCGCGTTTGCGGGGCTGCCCGGCGATAAAATCCTGATTCATGGCGGAGGGAAAGTGGCTACCCAGGTGGCCGAGAAATTAGGGGTGCAGACAACCATGGTCGATGGACGGCGGATTACCGATCGCCCTATGCTCGACGTGGTGACGATGGTTTATGGTGGCCTCGTAAACAAACAACTAGTGGCCCAATTACAGGCACTGGGAGTCAATGCCATTGGGCTTACCGGTGCCGATGCTGGTACGGTACTGGCCCGTAAGCGGCCCGTCAAAGAGATCGATTATGGGTTTGTAGGCGATGTGATTGAGGTCGATTCGGGGCAGATTCTGTACTTCCTGAGGCAAGGCCTCACGCCTGTGTACGCACCCCTGACCTACGATGAGGCAGGTAACATACTGAATACCAACGCCGACACAATGGCGTCGGCTATTGCCGTTGATATGGCTGGGCGGGCTTCGGTTACGTTAGTGTACTGCTTTGAAAAGAAAGGCGTACTGGCCAACCCCGACGATGATAATAGCGTTATGGGCAAGCTTACCCCCGACCTGTACGCCGAACACAAGGCGGCTGGCACCATCAACAAAGGCATGATTCCGAAGCTCGACAATGCCTTTAATGCGCTCGACAAGGGCGTATCGCGGGTGGTGATTTGCCACGCCGATGAAGTGGCTGCTGCCGTAACCGGAGAGGGAGCTGGCACCACCCTGCGTTTGCCAACGCCTGCCTGA
- a CDS encoding hydroxymethylglutaryl-CoA lyase, whose amino-acid sequence MHLVECPRDAMQGLPHLVPTDLKICYLNALLRVGFHTLDFGSFVSPKAIPQMADTADVLAGLDLTTTRTHLLAIVANLRGAAEALTHDQIGYIGFPLSVSETFQQRNTNRSIDQALADLAEMQRMAQQARKQLVVYLSMGFGNPYGDPYSPERVGLFTQKLVDLGVRIIAPSDTVGTSTPAAIESLFRHLLTRFPGVEFGAHLHTRPGETRPKVAACLRAGVTRIDGALRGFGGCPMAADDLTGNLPTEEIIPLVGVEGLNMAALDEALRLSKDVFGPVAH is encoded by the coding sequence ATGCACCTTGTTGAGTGCCCCCGCGATGCCATGCAGGGCCTGCCGCATCTTGTACCCACCGACCTGAAAATCTGCTATCTGAATGCCCTGCTTCGGGTCGGCTTTCACACGCTTGATTTTGGTAGCTTCGTGTCGCCTAAAGCCATTCCGCAAATGGCTGATACCGCCGACGTACTGGCCGGGCTCGACCTTACCACAACGCGCACCCATCTGCTGGCCATTGTCGCCAACCTGCGCGGAGCGGCCGAGGCACTCACCCACGATCAGATCGGGTACATCGGGTTTCCGTTGTCGGTATCCGAAACATTTCAGCAACGCAATACGAACAGGAGTATCGACCAGGCTCTTGCCGATTTGGCCGAGATGCAACGGATGGCCCAGCAGGCCCGCAAACAGCTGGTGGTTTACCTATCTATGGGTTTTGGAAACCCGTATGGTGACCCCTATAGCCCTGAACGGGTTGGTTTGTTCACACAAAAGCTTGTTGATCTGGGTGTGCGAATCATTGCCCCGTCGGATACCGTGGGTACATCGACACCGGCGGCAATTGAGTCGTTATTCCGGCATTTGCTGACTCGATTTCCCGGTGTAGAATTTGGCGCTCACCTGCATACCCGACCGGGTGAAACCCGCCCGAAGGTAGCTGCTTGCCTACGGGCAGGGGTGACCCGAATAGACGGGGCTTTGCGCGGGTTTGGCGGGTGCCCCATGGCGGCCGACGACCTTACGGGGAATCTGCCAACCGAAGAAATTATCCCGTTGGTAGGGGTTGAGGGGCTCAATATGGCCGCGCTTGATGAAGCCCTCCGGCTTTCAAAAGACGTATTTGGGCCAGTTGCGCATTGA
- a CDS encoding adhesin has translation MLDQPVRITAEAHYQIQNTLNHQKIPAEYGLRVGVRGGGCGASWLLGFDTPGPTDEVYNVEGVRVIIDRKHLLYVLGAQIGFEAGEEGRGFTVEKA, from the coding sequence ATGCTTGATCAACCCGTTCGGATTACGGCCGAAGCCCACTACCAAATTCAAAATACCTTAAACCATCAGAAGATTCCGGCTGAATACGGTCTTCGGGTGGGTGTACGCGGAGGGGGCTGCGGGGCCTCCTGGTTGCTGGGCTTCGATACCCCCGGCCCAACCGACGAAGTGTATAACGTAGAAGGGGTGCGTGTCATTATCGACCGCAAACACCTTCTGTATGTTTTAGGGGCGCAAATTGGTTTCGAAGCCGGTGAAGAGGGGCGCGGATTCACCGTCGAAAAGGCGTAA
- a CDS encoding sensor histidine kinase: protein MKHIEKHIFLILAVLLVVLSALCYTLLERGAPGATDEQYVSLVRDRVRAELAVSNEELKQVGEQVRLAQDYSFSGLQQPTRYPYFIFKNGELLFWSDYQFVPNYAAVASVNRPQLVDFEQGRYLVSRLNVRKGADVLAIYSLVNIYRQYKTSSSYLQSGYNADLFRLDPQQINGVRSPTAYQNIYEPKAGFLFSVVPPRVDAFRNDSTPVNTVILGSLAVLFLGLYVGLQIVRLRRSRHYGAGFALLALYFVILRGVMLYFGVPFLFFETELFNPKFYASSFLAPSLGDMLLNCVVVAMLLLYLVLYYFRSHLYNRLIHFPQWSRWALALVCVLLSYGTFYACFVELNNIYVKSQFTLDITLNIRFNGLKAASLLVFVSISIIYFLALNLLGSLYIRFVDTPWLGVLAIGIASVLAAIGFYTVDAFNDPIWIVNGLFFLLLYLSRFPRTLYAFEYRTSIYLFLSALVCACMTTYVVYQQEIRKDVAQKNEFGMRLLAENDDFGEFLLQKSAEVISRDPDIQRFMDDTLLAPGRIQQHVKTAILDRYFNKYDTEVLSFDANGYPIDRALAGESLQQLREQFGQERYKTQYNNLFFVNEVGSTFIKQYVQFIEIRKSQTNATIGYIVLRLRLWGGLPKNVYPELLVDNPLFELPEAQDYSYAIYGRPPLGQTHPNRLIYSDGPYNYDRKLPLNALSNASLYNGGLVINEYKHVGLRGKNGRTVVVSSLNYPYQSMLSNFSFLFLVLVITVLVVIAVYAVKYGLSRFSINLSTRIQILLNLAFFLPLLLVVLIILSVISSNYIANQEATYISNTRNIAANFLTYLDEYAQERRSKAAMEEELKKIAHDAGVDINLFDTKGRLFSSSRPLIYEGGHLSKFINPEAYVHLIENKENQVLLDESLGSKPYRTAYTNIRSYDGRQLGVLSIPYFYARPDLDRQVSEVIASALNVFMFLFIIFMALSYVASRKLTRPLKILTQKIRRTNLDKLNEPLEWKSDDEIGLLIGEYNRMLVKLQDSKLALSQSEKQSAWREMAKQVVHEIKNPLTPMKLTLQQLQRTLPAGEGDTRARRILQRTFDSLLEQIDNLSDIATSFSEFAKMPMPKNEVFEISSVLNKAADLYADDTRISLTRQVQTGPIMVRGDRHMMGRILTNLIINGIQSVPAGRRPTVELKLFTSDDLVNIEVHDNGAGIPEAIRNKIFLPNFSTKQGGSGLGLAIAKRGIDHAGGSIWFETTEDVGTSFFISLPLTDPATISSARTLTGDFTPVITKKNGSAPIGINPLGTNPN from the coding sequence GTGAAACACATTGAGAAGCATATCTTCCTGATTCTGGCGGTACTTCTGGTCGTTCTGTCGGCCCTTTGCTACACGCTGCTGGAACGAGGAGCCCCCGGTGCTACCGACGAGCAGTATGTGTCGTTGGTGCGTGATCGTGTTCGGGCTGAATTGGCCGTTAGTAATGAAGAGCTGAAACAGGTTGGCGAGCAAGTTCGGCTGGCTCAGGATTACTCTTTTTCAGGACTTCAACAGCCAACACGTTACCCGTATTTCATTTTCAAAAACGGCGAACTTCTATTCTGGTCCGATTACCAGTTTGTGCCAAACTATGCGGCCGTGGCATCCGTAAACCGGCCTCAGCTCGTTGATTTTGAACAGGGGCGGTACCTGGTTAGTCGGCTGAATGTGCGTAAAGGGGCCGATGTTCTGGCTATTTATTCGCTAGTTAATATCTATCGGCAGTACAAAACATCCAGCAGTTATTTGCAATCGGGTTATAACGCCGATCTGTTCCGGCTCGACCCGCAGCAGATCAACGGGGTGCGGAGCCCAACGGCCTACCAGAACATTTACGAGCCCAAAGCGGGGTTCCTGTTCTCGGTTGTTCCTCCGCGCGTCGATGCGTTTCGGAACGACTCTACACCGGTTAATACCGTTATTTTAGGTTCGCTGGCCGTTTTGTTTCTGGGCCTGTACGTAGGATTGCAAATTGTACGCTTGCGCCGGAGCCGGCATTATGGGGCTGGCTTTGCACTGCTCGCGCTGTATTTTGTCATTTTGCGGGGGGTAATGCTTTATTTTGGTGTGCCGTTTCTGTTTTTTGAAACGGAATTGTTTAACCCCAAATTCTACGCATCGTCGTTTTTGGCCCCTTCTTTGGGCGACATGCTGCTCAACTGCGTGGTGGTGGCCATGTTGTTGCTGTATCTGGTGCTGTACTACTTCCGGTCGCATTTGTACAACCGGCTGATTCATTTCCCTCAGTGGAGCCGCTGGGCCTTAGCACTTGTATGTGTGTTGCTTAGTTACGGCACGTTTTACGCGTGCTTCGTGGAGTTGAACAACATCTACGTCAAGTCGCAGTTTACGCTCGATATTACCCTCAATATCCGGTTCAACGGCCTCAAAGCGGCCAGTTTGCTTGTTTTTGTCTCGATTTCGATCATCTATTTTTTAGCCCTGAACCTGCTTGGAAGCCTGTACATCCGGTTTGTTGATACGCCCTGGCTCGGTGTGTTGGCGATCGGGATTGCCAGTGTGCTGGCCGCCATTGGTTTCTACACGGTAGATGCGTTCAATGATCCGATCTGGATTGTCAATGGCCTGTTTTTCCTACTTCTGTACCTTAGCCGTTTTCCCCGCACCTTGTACGCGTTTGAGTACCGTACGTCGATCTACCTGTTTCTGTCGGCACTGGTGTGTGCCTGTATGACGACGTATGTGGTGTATCAGCAGGAAATTCGGAAAGATGTTGCCCAGAAAAACGAGTTCGGGATGCGGCTGCTGGCCGAAAACGATGATTTCGGCGAGTTTTTACTCCAAAAATCAGCCGAAGTGATTAGCCGGGACCCGGACATTCAGCGGTTCATGGACGATACGCTACTGGCCCCCGGTCGAATTCAGCAACACGTGAAAACGGCGATTCTCGACCGCTATTTCAATAAGTACGATACTGAGGTATTGTCGTTCGATGCAAATGGATATCCCATTGACCGGGCGCTGGCGGGTGAAAGTTTGCAGCAACTGCGCGAGCAATTTGGGCAGGAGCGGTACAAAACCCAGTACAATAATCTGTTCTTTGTCAACGAAGTCGGCAGCACGTTTATCAAGCAGTACGTGCAGTTTATCGAGATTCGTAAAAGCCAAACCAACGCGACAATTGGATACATTGTGTTACGATTGCGGCTCTGGGGAGGATTGCCCAAGAATGTATATCCCGAGTTGCTTGTTGATAACCCGCTTTTCGAACTCCCCGAAGCGCAGGATTACAGCTACGCGATTTACGGTCGCCCCCCACTGGGTCAAACCCATCCAAATCGCTTGATTTACAGCGACGGTCCGTACAATTATGACCGAAAATTGCCGCTCAACGCACTGAGTAATGCCTCGCTGTACAACGGAGGTCTGGTGATCAACGAGTACAAGCACGTAGGCCTGAGAGGGAAAAACGGCCGGACGGTGGTGGTATCATCGCTCAACTACCCGTATCAGAGTATGTTGTCTAACTTTTCGTTTCTGTTTCTGGTGCTGGTTATCACGGTGCTGGTTGTGATTGCGGTGTACGCTGTCAAATACGGATTGTCGCGGTTCAGCATCAACCTCTCTACCCGGATTCAGATTCTGCTCAATCTGGCTTTTTTCCTGCCGTTGCTGCTGGTGGTGCTCATCATCCTGAGCGTGATTAGCTCCAACTACATAGCAAATCAGGAGGCTACTTACATCAGCAATACCCGGAACATTGCCGCCAATTTCCTGACCTACCTCGATGAGTACGCGCAGGAACGCCGGAGTAAGGCGGCTATGGAGGAAGAACTAAAAAAGATTGCCCACGATGCTGGCGTCGATATCAATCTGTTCGATACCAAAGGACGCTTGTTTTCGTCGTCGCGACCACTTATTTACGAAGGGGGCCACCTGTCGAAGTTTATCAATCCCGAAGCTTACGTTCACCTGATTGAGAATAAAGAAAATCAGGTTCTGCTCGACGAATCGCTGGGAAGCAAGCCGTACCGTACGGCGTACACCAATATCCGCTCGTACGATGGGCGGCAGTTGGGTGTGTTGAGTATTCCGTATTTCTACGCCCGGCCCGACCTCGACCGGCAAGTGAGCGAGGTGATCGCGTCGGCGCTGAACGTGTTTATGTTTCTGTTCATCATTTTCATGGCTCTGTCGTACGTGGCTTCGCGCAAACTGACCCGACCCCTGAAAATTCTGACGCAGAAAATCCGGCGAACCAATCTGGACAAGCTGAACGAGCCCCTCGAATGGAAGTCAGATGACGAAATTGGCTTGCTAATTGGCGAGTACAACCGGATGCTGGTAAAGCTTCAGGATAGTAAATTGGCCTTGTCGCAGAGCGAAAAACAGTCGGCCTGGCGCGAGATGGCCAAGCAGGTAGTGCACGAAATCAAAAACCCGCTGACGCCCATGAAGCTCACCCTGCAACAGCTTCAGCGCACGCTACCCGCTGGTGAGGGCGATACCCGCGCCCGCCGGATTTTGCAACGGACGTTCGATTCTCTGCTCGAACAGATTGATAATCTGAGCGACATTGCCACCTCGTTTTCGGAGTTTGCGAAGATGCCTATGCCCAAAAATGAGGTGTTCGAAATCTCGTCGGTGCTCAATAAGGCGGCTGATCTGTACGCCGATGATACCCGAATTTCGCTTACCCGGCAGGTGCAAACAGGCCCGATTATGGTGCGGGGCGACCGGCACATGATGGGTCGAATCCTGACTAACCTGATTATCAACGGTATTCAGTCGGTGCCGGCGGGTCGTCGGCCTACGGTCGAGCTGAAACTGTTTACGAGCGACGATCTGGTCAATATTGAAGTGCACGACAACGGGGCTGGAATACCGGAGGCTATCCGTAACAAAATTTTCCTGCCCAATTTTAGTACCAAACAGGGAGGTTCAGGGCTTGGGTTGGCCATTGCCAAGCGCGGAATCGACCATGCTGGGGGCAGTATCTGGTTCGAGACCACGGAAGATGTCGGCACATCATTTTTTATCTCGCTGCCCCTCACAGACCCGGCTACGATTAGTTCGGCCCGTACCCTTACCGGTGATTTTACGCCGGTGATAACCAAAAAAAACGGGTCTGCACCGATCGGGATTAATCCCCTTGGTACAAACCCGAATTAG
- a CDS encoding NUMOD4 domain-containing protein translates to MNDKRNQSFWNEKWVPIVFDQIENPPRYEVSNYGRIRSFQSGNGEGTIIKGSVIQGYRTLNIRVSGKTINRYVHKLVAEYFLDREEETCSYVIHLDHDKHNNYYQNLRWVTKDSMIEHNRHNPNIKRPEIPLRTRNYKLTESKVKIIKKLLRNDKNRLKMIAKQFGITHTQLNRIRSGENWKHVTIDNE, encoded by the coding sequence ATGAATGACAAGAGAAACCAGAGTTTCTGGAATGAAAAGTGGGTGCCGATTGTATTCGATCAAATCGAAAACCCACCCCGGTACGAAGTATCAAACTATGGCCGAATTCGTAGCTTTCAATCAGGCAACGGAGAGGGCACAATTATCAAAGGCTCGGTGATTCAGGGGTATCGGACACTGAACATCCGGGTATCGGGCAAAACGATCAACCGATACGTGCACAAGCTGGTAGCCGAGTACTTTCTGGATCGCGAAGAGGAGACGTGTTCGTATGTGATTCATCTGGATCACGATAAACACAACAACTATTACCAGAACCTGCGCTGGGTGACCAAAGACAGCATGATTGAGCATAACCGGCACAATCCGAACATCAAACGCCCGGAGATTCCGCTACGCACCCGTAACTACAAGCTTACAGAAAGCAAAGTGAAGATCATTAAGAAGTTGCTCCGGAACGACAAAAACCGGTTGAAGATGATCGCCAAGCAATTTGGTATCACGCACACCCAGTTGAACCGCATCCGGTCGGGTGAAAACTGGAAACACGTAACCATCGATAACGAGTAG
- a CDS encoding CoA-binding protein, with protein MSRKGKTLILGATEKTDRYANRAAVSLLNHGHEIEMIGLREGQVRGKPILTGLPELTDVDTITMYVGARNQTGYYDYIKKLKPRRVIFNPGAENPAFERELNEAGIEPIDACTLVMLSVGTY; from the coding sequence ATGAGCAGAAAAGGAAAAACCTTGATTCTGGGTGCTACCGAGAAGACTGACCGATATGCCAACCGGGCTGCAGTTTCTTTGTTGAATCATGGCCACGAAATCGAAATGATTGGCCTGCGAGAGGGGCAGGTGCGGGGTAAGCCCATTCTGACCGGCTTGCCGGAGTTGACCGATGTTGATACGATCACGATGTATGTCGGGGCCCGGAATCAGACCGGCTATTACGACTACATAAAAAAACTGAAGCCCCGGCGGGTTATTTTTAACCCCGGGGCTGAAAATCCCGCTTTCGAACGGGAGCTAAATGAAGCAGGCATCGAACCGATCGATGCCTGTACGCTGGTAATGTTGTCGGTAGGGACGTATTAA
- a CDS encoding 3-oxoacyl-ACP synthase III family protein, whose product MTYSTITGLGFYVPENVVTNNDLTQYMETSDQWIQERTGIQQRRYFTYGKETNASMATAASRMALERAAVQAQDVDLIVYATITPDYFFPGSAFLMQRELGLEGIGVIDIRNQCSGFVYALSIADQFIKTGMYRTILVVGSEIQSSWINKSTAGRNVAVIFGDGAGAAVVQATTDPEHRILSTHLHADGRFAEDLYVKDPGSSRPGRAATKEMIDEGGFDVVMNGNAVFKHAVVRFSEVINESLDANGFKPSDISLLVPHQANVRISEYVRQQMGLSEEQVVSNIHKYGNTTAASIPIAMTEAFDEGRIKPGDLICLAAFGSGFTWASALIRW is encoded by the coding sequence ATGACGTACTCGACCATAACGGGGTTGGGCTTCTACGTGCCCGAAAACGTAGTGACCAACAATGACCTGACGCAATATATGGAGACCTCCGATCAGTGGATTCAGGAGCGAACCGGTATTCAGCAGCGTCGATATTTCACTTACGGTAAAGAAACCAACGCCAGCATGGCTACGGCAGCTTCGCGCATGGCACTTGAGCGGGCGGCCGTACAGGCACAGGATGTGGACCTGATTGTGTATGCCACCATCACGCCCGACTACTTCTTTCCCGGATCGGCCTTCCTGATGCAGCGCGAGCTGGGGCTGGAGGGCATTGGTGTGATCGACATTCGTAACCAATGCTCGGGCTTCGTGTATGCCCTCTCCATTGCCGATCAGTTTATTAAAACCGGTATGTACCGGACTATTCTTGTAGTCGGTTCCGAAATTCAGTCGAGCTGGATTAACAAAAGCACGGCGGGCCGCAACGTAGCGGTTATTTTCGGCGATGGGGCTGGGGCCGCTGTGGTGCAAGCTACCACCGACCCGGAACACCGCATTCTGTCGACCCACTTGCATGCCGACGGACGCTTCGCCGAAGATTTGTACGTGAAAGATCCCGGCAGCAGTCGGCCCGGACGAGCTGCAACCAAAGAGATGATCGACGAAGGCGGCTTCGATGTGGTTATGAACGGCAATGCGGTATTCAAGCACGCCGTGGTTCGGTTTTCGGAAGTAATTAACGAAAGCCTGGACGCCAACGGATTCAAGCCGAGCGATATTTCGTTGCTGGTGCCGCATCAGGCCAACGTCCGAATTTCGGAGTATGTACGGCAACAAATGGGCTTATCCGAAGAACAGGTGGTGAGCAACATCCACAAATACGGTAACACAACCGCGGCATCTATCCCAATCGCCATGACCGAAGCTTTCGACGAGGGCCGCATCAAACCCGGTGACCTTATCTGCCTGGCAGCTTTTGGTAGTGGCTTCACCTGGGCATCCGCGTTGATAAGGTGGTAA
- the purS gene encoding phosphoribosylformylglycinamidine synthase subunit PurS encodes MKYLAQIDVMTRKEILDPQGKAVKLGLHNLQMDAIDNVRIGKHITLEVDAETEDQARQTVDSACRQLLANLIMEEYTFTLQPA; translated from the coding sequence ATGAAATACCTCGCTCAGATCGACGTAATGACCCGTAAGGAGATTCTTGACCCGCAAGGCAAAGCTGTAAAGCTGGGGTTGCACAACCTACAGATGGACGCGATTGATAATGTGCGGATTGGCAAACACATTACGCTGGAGGTCGACGCCGAGACGGAGGATCAGGCTCGCCAAACCGTTGATTCGGCATGCCGCCAACTGCTGGCCAACCTGATTATGGAAGAGTACACATTTACGCTGCAACCGGCTTAG
- the pssA gene encoding CDP-diacylglycerol--serine O-phosphatidyltransferase yields the protein MLKHLPNAMTCGNLLCGCFGIVQVYAGNLPLAAGLIFAAALLDFGDGFVARLVNAQSAIGKELDSLADCVTFGVLPAFIIFSLLGAFTEGFETLSLQGDYLPYVAFSLAVFSALRLAKFNVDTRQSDSFIGVPTPANALAVAAFPLMIAYGQPGADLVQQPWFLVGYSLVMSYLLVAELPLMAFKFKTFAWADNQIKYIFLVLSTLLLLFLQFAGLPLIILLYILFSLVFKK from the coding sequence ATGCTCAAACATCTTCCCAACGCCATGACCTGTGGCAACCTGCTGTGTGGTTGCTTCGGGATCGTACAGGTCTACGCCGGTAACTTACCGCTGGCAGCCGGGCTTATTTTTGCGGCCGCCCTACTCGATTTTGGCGATGGGTTTGTGGCGAGGCTCGTCAACGCCCAATCGGCTATTGGCAAAGAACTCGACTCGCTTGCCGATTGCGTCACGTTTGGCGTGCTGCCCGCCTTCATCATTTTTTCGCTGCTTGGGGCCTTTACCGAAGGGTTCGAAACCCTGTCGCTCCAAGGCGATTACCTGCCGTATGTTGCATTTTCGCTGGCGGTATTCTCAGCACTTCGGTTGGCCAAATTCAACGTCGACACGCGGCAGAGCGATTCGTTTATTGGCGTACCCACACCGGCTAACGCGCTGGCTGTAGCGGCCTTTCCGCTCATGATTGCGTACGGACAACCGGGGGCCGACCTGGTGCAGCAACCGTGGTTTCTGGTCGGGTATTCGCTGGTGATGTCATATTTGCTGGTGGCCGAACTGCCGTTGATGGCATTCAAATTCAAAACGTTTGCCTGGGCCGACAATCAGATCAAGTACATTTTTTTAGTCCTTTCCACGCTACTCTTGCTATTTTTGCAGTTCGCGGGCCTTCCGCTCATTATTCTACTGTACATTCTTTTTTCACTCGTTTTCAAAAAGTAG
- a CDS encoding MBL fold metallo-hydrolase, translated as MLQSFTFSPFAENTYVIADETGVTPREAVVIDPGCYDQAEKEALGAFLDSNNLTLKAVWLTHAHLDHVFGCAYLKRRYGVSVFMHANEQVILNDTPNRAAMYGLRGFEPFEIDGYIQEGDTLTVGSRAFEVRFVPGHAPGHVAFVNHADWYVIGGDVLFRESVGRTDFPYCNAADLKRSITGQLYTLPDDYTVYPGHMDPTTIGHEKKHNPYVRG; from the coding sequence ATGCTTCAATCGTTCACCTTTTCGCCATTTGCCGAAAACACTTACGTCATCGCCGATGAGACGGGGGTTACACCCCGCGAGGCCGTTGTGATTGACCCCGGTTGTTATGATCAGGCCGAGAAAGAAGCCCTGGGTGCCTTTCTGGACAGCAACAACCTCACACTCAAAGCCGTTTGGCTCACACACGCTCACCTTGACCACGTGTTTGGCTGTGCGTACCTGAAACGCCGGTACGGGGTTTCGGTGTTTATGCACGCCAACGAACAGGTCATTCTGAACGATACACCCAACCGCGCGGCCATGTACGGCCTCCGTGGTTTTGAGCCGTTTGAGATTGACGGATACATTCAGGAAGGCGATACGCTGACCGTGGGGAGCCGTGCATTTGAAGTCCGGTTTGTGCCCGGCCACGCACCGGGTCACGTAGCCTTTGTGAATCATGCCGACTGGTACGTGATTGGGGGCGATGTGCTGTTCCGCGAAAGCGTTGGACGCACCGACTTCCCGTACTGTAATGCCGCCGACCTCAAGCGGAGCATTACCGGGCAGTTATACACCCTACCCGACGACTATACCGTGTATCCGGGACACATGGACCCCACAACCATCGGTCACGAGAAAAAGCACAACCCCTATGTACGTGGCTGA
- a CDS encoding SAM-dependent methyltransferase, protein MPTLYLIPTPLAEGTAPQVLPPFVSEVVSRTDAYFVENLRTARRFITELKTGRVIDETTFHLLDKDTPPADTRRQIQELMEQKRNAGVMSEAGCPGVADPGAVVIGMAHKLGWKVVPLIGPSSILLALMASGLSGQSFVFHGYLPIDRHDRARTLKHLEKEAQQRLQTQIFMETPYRNNHLMGDILTHCHPETRVCVACNLTAPDALVQTKSVREWKANVPDLHKKPTVFLLL, encoded by the coding sequence GTGCCAACGCTTTATTTAATACCCACTCCCCTTGCCGAAGGAACGGCTCCGCAGGTACTACCGCCCTTTGTAAGCGAGGTGGTGAGCCGTACCGATGCGTACTTTGTTGAGAACCTGCGCACAGCCCGCCGATTTATCACCGAGCTGAAAACCGGCCGGGTCATCGACGAAACCACGTTTCATCTGCTCGACAAAGACACGCCCCCTGCCGACACACGCCGTCAGATTCAGGAGCTGATGGAGCAGAAGCGCAACGCGGGCGTCATGTCGGAGGCTGGTTGCCCCGGTGTGGCCGACCCCGGTGCCGTGGTAATTGGTATGGCCCACAAACTCGGCTGGAAAGTGGTACCACTCATCGGGCCATCGTCTATTCTGCTGGCCCTGATGGCCTCAGGCTTGAGCGGGCAGTCGTTTGTCTTTCACGGCTATCTGCCCATTGACCGGCACGACCGGGCACGCACGCTCAAGCATCTCGAAAAAGAAGCCCAACAGCGGTTGCAAACCCAGATTTTCATGGAAACGCCCTACCGAAACAATCACCTCATGGGCGATATTCTGACTCATTGCCATCCCGAAACGCGTGTCTGTGTGGCCTGCAACCTAACTGCACCCGACGCGCTGGTGCAGACCAAATCTGTGCGCGAGTGGAAAGCCAACGTGCCCGATTTACACAAGAAACCAACGGTGTTTCTACTTTTGTAA